From Pan paniscus chromosome 9, NHGRI_mPanPan1-v2.0_pri, whole genome shotgun sequence, the proteins below share one genomic window:
- the LOC100978911 gene encoding LOW QUALITY PROTEIN: olfactory receptor 7E24-like (The sequence of the model RefSeq protein was modified relative to this genomic sequence to represent the inferred CDS: deleted 2 bases in 2 codons) → MCLVIVLGNLLIILAVSPDSHLHTPMYFFLSNLSLPDIGFTSTMVPKMIVDIPSHSRVISCAGCLTQMSLFAIFGGMEEDMLLSVMAYDLFVAICHPLYYSAIMNPCFCGFLVLLSCCLSLLDSQLHNLIALQITCFKDVEIPNFFCDPSQLPHLACCDTFTNNIVMYFPAAIFGFLPTSGILFSYYKIVSSILKVSSSGGNYKAFSTCGSHLSVVCLFYGTGVGGYLSSDVSSSPRKGAVASVMYTVVTPMLNPFIYSLRNRDIKSVLRRPHGRTV, encoded by the exons ATGTGCCTGGTCATAGTGCTGGGGAACCTGCTCATCATCCTGGCCGTCAGCCCTgactcccacctccacacccccatgtacttcttcctctccaacctgtCCTTGCCTGACATCGGTTTCACCTCCACCATGGTCCCCAAGATGATTGTGGACATCCCATCTCACAGCAGAGTCATCTCCTGTGCGGGCTGCCTGACTCAGATGTCTCTTTTTGCCATTTTTGGAGGCATGGAAGAA GACATGCTCCTGAGTGTGATGGCC TATGACCTGTTTGTAGCCATCTGTCACCCTCTATATTATTCAGCCATCATGAACCCATGTTTCTGTGGCTTTCTAGTTCTGTTGTCTTGTTGTCTCAGTCTTTTAGACTCCCAGCTGCACAATTTGATTGCCTTGCAAATTACCTGCTTCAAGGATGTGGAAATTCCTAATTTCTTCTGTGACCCTTCTCAACTCCCCCACCTTGCGTGTTGTGACACCTTCACCAATAACATAGTCATGTATTTCCCTGctgccatatttggttttcttcccaCCTCGGGGATCCTTTTCTCTTACTATAAAATTGTTTCCTCCATTCTGAAGGTTTCATCATCAGGTGGGAACTATAAAGCCTTCTCCACCTGTGGGTCTCACCTGTCagttgtttgcttattttatggAACAGGCGTTGGAGGGTACCTCAGTTCAGATGTGTCATCTTCCCCCAGAAAGGGTGCAGTGGCCTCAGTGATGTACACGGTGGTCACCCCCATGCTGAACCCCttcatctacagcctgagaaacagggatATTAAAAGTGTCCTGCGGCGGCCGCACGGCAGAACAGTCTAA
- the RPS13 gene encoding small ribosomal subunit protein uS15, producing MGRMHAPGKGLSQSALPYRRSVPTWLKLTSDDVKEQIYKLAKKGLTPSQIGVILRDSHGVAQVRFVTGNKILRILKSKGLAPDLPEDLYHLIKKAVAVRKHLERNRKDKDAKFRLILIESRIHRLARYYKTKRVLPPNWKYESSTASALVA from the exons ATGGGTCGCATGCATGCTCCCGG GAAGGGCCTGTCCCAGTCGGCTTTACCCTATCGACGCAGCGTCCCCACT TGGTTGAAGTTGACATCTGACGACGTGAAGGAGCAGATTTACAAACTGGCCAAGAAGGGCCTTACTCCTTCACAGATCG GTGTAATCCTGAGAGATTCACATGGTGTTGCACAAGTACGTTTTGTGACAggcaataaaattttaagaattcttaAGTCTAAGGGACTTGCTCCTGATCTTCCTGAAGATCTCTACCATTTAATTAAGAAAGCAGTTGCTGTTCGAAAGCATCTTGAGAGGAACAGAAAG gataaGGATGCTAAATTCCGTCTGATTCTGATAGAGAGCCGGATTCACCGTTTGGCTCGATATTATAAGACCAAGCGAGTCCTCCCTCCCAATTGGAAATA tgaatCATCTACAGCCTCTGCCCTGGTCGCATAA